The genomic window agacagacaggtgggacagacagacagacagacagacagacaggtgggacagatagacagacaggtgaggcaGACAAACAGGTAAGGCAGAcaggtgggacagacagacaggtgggacagacagacaggtgaggcaGACAGGTGGGACAGACAAACAGGTGAGGCAGACAGGTAGGACAGACAggtgaggcagacagacagatgaggcAGACAGGTggggcagacagacaggtgggacAGACATACAGGTGAGGCAGACAGgtaggacagacagacaggtgaggcaGATaggtgggacagacagacagatgaggcAGAcaggtgggacagacagacaggtgggacAGACATACAGGTGAGGCAGACAGgtaggacagacagacaggtaggacagacaggtgggacagacagacagatgaggcAGACAGGTggggcagacagacaggtgggacAGACATACAGGTGAGGCAGACAGgtaggacagacagacaggtgaggcaGATaggtgggacagacagacaggtgggacagacaggtgggacagacagacaggtgggacAGACATACAGGAGAGGCAGACAGGTAGGACAGACAGGtgggacagacaggtgagacagacatACAGGTGAGGCAGACAGgtaggacagacagacaggtgaggcagacaggtgggacagacagacaggtgaggcaGGCAGGTGGGACAGACAGGTGAGGCAGACAGgtaggacagacagacaggtgagacagacaggtgggacagacagacagatgagacagacaggtaggacagacagacaggtgggacAGACATACAGGAGAGGCAGACAGgtaggacagacagacaggtgggacAGACATACAGGTGAGGCAGACAGgtaggacagacagacaggtgaggcaGAGGtgtggcagacagacaggtgaggctGACAGGTGGGACagaggtgagacagagaggtgggacagacaggtgaggcagacagacagacagacaggtaggacagacagacaggtgagacagagatgtaagacagagagatgagatagacagacaggtgggacagacagacagacagacaggtgagacagacagacaggtgggacagacagacagacaagacagacagacagacagacaggtgagacagacagacaggtgggacagacagacagacaggtgggacagacagacagacagacaggtgagagagacagacagacaggtgggacagacagacaggtgggacAGACCCCAGGACAGAGCCCAGCATGGTTTTGGGGGAGCGGATCATTCCAGCCAGAGAGTGACGCAGTGTGTCgaagtgagagagacagacagacagacaggtgggacagacagacaggtgagacagacagacaaacagacaggtgggacagacagacaggtgggacagacagacagatagacagacagacaggtgagacagaccCCAGGACAGAGCCCAGCATGGTTTTGGGGGAGCGGATCATTCCAGCCAGAGAGTGACGCAGTGTGTCgaagtgagagagacagacagacaggtgggacagacagacaggtgagacagacagacagacagacaggtgggacagacagacaggtgggacagacagacagacagacagacagacaggtgggacagacagacagacagacagacaggtgagacagaccGAGGTGGAGGAGCCCAGCATGGTTTTGGGGGAGCGGATCATTCCAGCCAGAGAGTGACGCAGTGTGTCAAAGCGAGAACTTCTCTCCTTGGATTTGTCCTGGTCCgacacagacacatcaaacaggaagtgacacacTGGACACAGTTTTGAATGGTGACATTATTTTGAAAGGGCagcacttcctgtcagctgaacGCTGTACTTCTTATACAGACGTCACCTCAGATCATCCATCAATCAGTAACTGCATATTTACCGTTGATCCCACCGAGCGGGCGTCGTCCTCATAAGGCAGTGCAGGGGGAGGCGGCGGTGGGGGCGGGGAGGCGGCGGCGGCAGCCATCTTGGCATCCAGCAGGGCCTTCTGGGAGGCGAGGCGGGCCTCGGAGCCGCGGAGTGATTGGACGGCGTGATGAAGCTCCAGAAGAGACAGTTTCTGACTGAGCAGCAGGACACAGCTGAGGACGAAAGACACCAACAATCAGGACAGAGACACccagagacagtgagagacagagaccttTTAACCACCAACTCCTGATttacaataaacaaacataGAAACCCTAACCATATATATACCACTCATTACATATttacccccacccccccaaaaaaacaacagacagagacagacagggacagacagggacagacagacacaaagacacagagacagacaggacagagacagagacagacaggacagggaGGTTGGTCTTTGATCTGATTGGTCGTCGGCTGACTCACTCGCTCTTCCTCTCAGCGCTCTGCTGACTCGTCTGGATTTTGGTGTCGAGGTCGTCGGCCAGCGCCTCCTTCGTCCGTAGATTCTGCTGAGTCAGGGACAGCTCCTCCGTTGCCGACGACAACCTGGACAAACAATAGACGATAAGAAAATCTGTGAGGATCGTACggaaacacagagaggacaAATTTTTATCAAAGTTTAAAATCCTTCCCACAAGTTTCACAAAGTTTTACCATCTTTaacttttactgtttttactaAAATACtgtaaactagtccatacccattgagtgcacagctgcccacgtacagtttcacatggtgtgtgtttgggatacaggtcacaGGAAAtcgcagattaaatagtcaactgaacccattaagaagagcaatgtattcagacagagtgtttgtgagtttgatagtacgattgctttattgaaagtacagtagtaccattgccaatagtgggatagttagtgggctaaaactgtacattagtagttgaggtagcacgttgaaaggcagatagttaaagtgtttatatgttgtattgactggggcgcactggtagaatGACTATAACGTGACGTTATTAACAACTGTAACAATTGTAGTGTTACGTTAATAACAACTATAATGTGACGTTAATAACAACTGTAATGTGACGTTAATAACAACTGTAATGTGACGTTAATAACAACTATAACGTGACATTAACAACTATAACGTGACATTATTAACAACTATAACGTGACATTAATAACAACTATAACGTGACATTATTAACAATTATAACGTGACGTTAATAACAACTGTAATGTGACGTTAATAGCAACTATAATGTGACGTTAATAACAACTGTAATGTGACGTTAATAGCAACTATAATGTGACGTTAATAACTGTAATGTGACGTTAATAGCAACTATAATGTGACGTTAATAACAACTGTAATGTGACGTTAATAACAACTATAACGTGACATTATTAACAAATATAACGTGACGTTAATAACAACTGTAATGTGACGTTAATAGCAACTATAATGTGACGTTAATAACAACTGTAATGTGACGTTAAGAACTATAACGTGACATTAACAAATATAATGTGACGTTAATAACAACTGTAATGTGATGTTAATAGCAACTATAATGTGACATTAATAACAACTATAATGTGACGTTAATAACAACTGTATTGTGACGTTAATAACAACTGTAATGTGACGTTAACAACTATAACGTGACATTATTAACAACTATAACGTGATGTTAACAACAACTGTAATGTGACGTTAATAACTATAACGTGACGTTATTAACAACTATAACGTGACGTTAATAACAACTGTAATGTGACGTTAACAACTATAACGTGACATTATTAACAACTATAACGTGATGTTAANNNNNNNNNNNNNNNNNNNNNNNNNNNNNNNatgctgtaaagccctgtgaggcaaattgtgatttgtgatattgggctttataaataaaattgattgaattgattgattgattattaacAACTATAACGTGACGTTAATAGCAACTGTAATGTGACGTTAATAACAACTGTAATGTGACATTATTAACAAATATAACGTGACGTCAATAACAACTGTAATGTGACGTTAATAGCAACTATAACGTGACATTATTAACAAATATAATGTGACGTTAATAACAACTATAACGTGACATTATTAACAAATATAACGTGACGTTATTAACAACTAAAATGTGACATTAATAACAACTATAACGTGACATTATTAACAAATATAACGTGACGTTATTAACAACTAAAATGTGACGTTAATAACTATAATGTGACGTTAATAACTATAATGAGGACAGTGTGGACATGAGACAGTGAGGACATAACGACATGAGACAGTGAGGACATGAGGACAGTGAGGACATCAGGACATGAGACAGTGAGGACATCAGGACAGTGAGGACAGTAAGTAACAGGATGTGGTCTGAAACTCTGTATGACGAAGCTTTGTGAAAACAGGTAGTGGAGACTTTTAATTTGGCAGACAACAGGAAACAGTGgtgacacttttattttgaaggagctCACATGGCCTGCAGGCTGTCTGCCGTCAGCGTGTTCCACAGGATCTCATTGGCTGGCAGGTTGTCCGTTTCGTCCAACAGAGACGCATCGAACTCCACGCTCGCCTCTGGAGTCTCCGGAGacctgggggggggggcagacgCTGTTACTACGGTAACTATGAACAGGACAAACTATTACCACAGTAACCACCATGTGATTGGTTTGATGTGATGTGATTTTCTGACCTGTAGGCGTCGATGAAGTGTTGGTACTCTGCCAACGGGTCGATCTGCTCCACCGCCGCCGAAATCTCCTGATGAACCTTCACGATCTCCTCCGTCAGAAGACTGCTGATCTCACAGTACTCCTCCAGGATACTCTTACTGCAGTAACACACAGATATATCTACAGCACTCCTCCAGGGTACTCTTACTGCAGTAACACACAGATATATCTACAGTATACTTTGCTCTGTGGTGTGGCGGTGTTTTGGCGGTCATGTGACTCACAGTGCGAGCGTCATGTCCTCCTGCATCCTCTGCAGAGCATCGAGCAGTGCAGGTGCGGCGTGGCGGCGGTGTTCGTCCTGCTGTGTGCGAGCACCGCACACTGCCAACACATACTGGTTGTGAAGGTTGTGGAGCTTCGCCGTGGCTTTGTCGTATCGCTCCCGGGCACGCTCCGCCTCCCGGCCTGTGATTGGACGGGAAACATTTGAGGAACGGATCATAAAGAAACATCAGCAGCAACATGTCACGTGTCCTGATCACATGATGAAACATTTCATAAACCTTTAGCCAGTGCCTCTCGGTACTTCTCTTTGGCGTTGTTGGCGTCACGGCTCAGCTGACGATACGTCGTCTTCAGCTTGTCCAGGTCACTCCTGGTTACctggcaacaacaaaacaaagggaCACTGTCCAGCTGCAGAACAATACCTGACACTTCAGCTCGTCCACTGTCtccacacgcacacgcacacaccttgTAGTTGTGGCTCTCCAGCTGATGATGAAGACTCTGGTAGCTCTTCTTCACCTGCTGCTTGTCTCTGATCAGTGTGGCCAGGCGGTGCAGAGGACCCGAGTTCAGATCATCAGCGTGACTCCTCATGATGCGACCCAATGCCTCCGTCTGACGGACCACCTGAGACCACGACTGacggagacacagacacactgggTGAGACACTGAGACCAGGACAGACAgtgggacagagacagacagtgggACAGAGTGATTTCACCTTGCTCACAGTGCTGACGTAAtcagcagcttcctgtttcTCAGTTTGCTGAGTCATGCTGAGCAGGAGAGCAGCGTATTCTTTATCGCTCTTCACTCGCAGAGTCATAAAACGCTTCACCGTCTCCAGCAGCTAGAGGGCGACACAGAGACATGTTCACACAGCGTCACATGGAGGACACGAAGGACAGCAATACAACTATTCACAGATGGTACCTTCCTGTGACGCTACACTAACTA from Epinephelus moara isolate mb chromosome 8, YSFRI_EMoa_1.0, whole genome shotgun sequence includes these protein-coding regions:
- the fer gene encoding tyrosine-protein kinase Fer isoform X2, with amino-acid sequence MGFGRDLRNSHEGLLKLQDWELKLLETVKRFMTLRVKSDKEYAALLLSMTQQTEKQEAADYVSTVSKSWSQVVRQTEALGRIMRSHADDLNSGPLHRLATLIRDKQQVKKSYQSLHHQLESHNYKVTRSDLDKLKTTYRQLSRDANNAKEKYREALAKGREAERARERYDKATAKLHNLHNQYVLAVCGARTQQDEHRRHAAPALLDALQRMQEDMTLALKSILEEYCEISSLLTEEIVKVHQEISAAVEQIDPLAEYQHFIDAYRSPETPEASVEFDASLLDETDNLPANEILWNTLTADSLQAMLSSATEELSLTQQNLRTKEALADDLDTKIQTSQQSAERKSDCVLLLSQKLSLLELHHAVQSLRGSEARLASQKALLDAKMAAAAASPPPPPPPPALPYEDDARSVGSTDKSKERSSRFDTLRHSLAGMIRSPKTMLGSSTSFFDVIPTSERPLAEQEWYHGAIPRTEAQELLRQQGDFLVRESHGKPGEYVLSVFSDEQRRHFIIQYADSQYRFEGTGFATIPQLIEHHFSTKQVITKKSGVVLLNPVVKDKKWILNHEDVVLGDLLGKGNFGEVFKGTLQRDKTPVAVKTCKEDLPPELKIRFLSEARILKQYDHPNIVKLIGVCTQRQPIYIVMELVPGGDFLSFLRKKKDELKTKQLVRFSVDAAAGMAYLESKNCIHRDLAARNCLVGEGSVLKISDFGMSRQEDDGIYSSSGLKQIPIKWTAPEALNYGRYSSDSDVWSYGILLWETFSLGVCPYPGMTNQQAREQVEKGYRMACPQRCPDDVYKVMQRCWQYNPEDRPKFSELQRDLAAIKKK
- the fer gene encoding tyrosine-protein kinase Fer isoform X3; the protein is MGFGRDLRNSHEGLLKLQDWELKLLETVKRFMTLRVKSDKEYAALLLSMTQQTEKQEAADYVSTVSKSWSQVVRQTEALGRIMRSHADDLNSGPLHRLATLIRDKQQVKKSYQSLHHQLESHNYKVTRSDLDKLKTTYRQLSRDANNAKEKYREALAKGREAERARERYDKATAKLHNLHNQYVLAVCGARTQQDEHRRHAAPALLDALQRMQEDMTLALKSILEEYCEISSLLTEEIVKVHQEISAAVEQIDPLAEYQHFIDAYRSPETPEASVEFDASLLDETDNLPANEILWNTLTADSLQAMLSSATEELSLTQQNLRTKEALADDLDTKIQTSQQSAERKSDCVLLLSQKLSLLELHHAVQSLRGSEARLASQKALLDAKMAAAAASPPPPPPPPALPYEDDARSVGSTDKSKERSSRFDTLRHSLAGMIRSPKTMLGSSTSQFFDVIPTSERPLAEQEWYHGAIPRTEAQELLRQQGDFLVRESHGKPGEYVLSVFSDEQRRHFIIQYADDKKWILNHEDVVLGDLLGKGNFGEVFKGTLQRDKTPVAVKTCKEDLPPELKIRFLSEARILKQYDHPNIVKLIGVCTQRQPIYIVMELVPGGDFLSFLRKKKDELKTKQLVRFSVDAAAGMAYLESKNCIHRDLAARNCLVGEGSVLKISDFGMSRQEDDGIYSSSGLKQIPIKWTAPEALNYGRYSSDSDVWSYGILLWETFSLGVCPYPGMTNQQAREQVEKGYRMACPQRCPDDVYKVMQRCWQYNPEDRPKFSELQRDLAAIKKK
- the fer gene encoding tyrosine-protein kinase Fer isoform X1, encoding MGFGRDLRNSHEGLLKLQDWELKLLETVKRFMTLRVKSDKEYAALLLSMTQQTEKQEAADYVSTVSKSWSQVVRQTEALGRIMRSHADDLNSGPLHRLATLIRDKQQVKKSYQSLHHQLESHNYKVTRSDLDKLKTTYRQLSRDANNAKEKYREALAKGREAERARERYDKATAKLHNLHNQYVLAVCGARTQQDEHRRHAAPALLDALQRMQEDMTLALKSILEEYCEISSLLTEEIVKVHQEISAAVEQIDPLAEYQHFIDAYRSPETPEASVEFDASLLDETDNLPANEILWNTLTADSLQAMLSSATEELSLTQQNLRTKEALADDLDTKIQTSQQSAERKSDCVLLLSQKLSLLELHHAVQSLRGSEARLASQKALLDAKMAAAAASPPPPPPPPALPYEDDARSVGSTDKSKERSSRFDTLRHSLAGMIRSPKTMLGSSTSQFFDVIPTSERPLAEQEWYHGAIPRTEAQELLRQQGDFLVRESHGKPGEYVLSVFSDEQRRHFIIQYADSQYRFEGTGFATIPQLIEHHFSTKQVITKKSGVVLLNPVVKDKKWILNHEDVVLGDLLGKGNFGEVFKGTLQRDKTPVAVKTCKEDLPPELKIRFLSEARILKQYDHPNIVKLIGVCTQRQPIYIVMELVPGGDFLSFLRKKKDELKTKQLVRFSVDAAAGMAYLESKNCIHRDLAARNCLVGEGSVLKISDFGMSRQEDDGIYSSSGLKQIPIKWTAPEALNYGRYSSDSDVWSYGILLWETFSLGVCPYPGMTNQQAREQVEKGYRMACPQRCPDDVYKVMQRCWQYNPEDRPKFSELQRDLAAIKKK